The proteins below are encoded in one region of Alistipes indistinctus YIT 12060:
- a CDS encoding cell division protein FtsQ/DivIB: protein MKRIFSITLGVLSWAVIVGYLIAASRYCHAQQEQTLCRGLRVKVLDSAERGFITPAMVKNWFAAEQKEFLREPVGKVNTLEVEAFVRRRGFVKTVRAYTSMDGMLNIELTQRKPVLRVNSVNGYDFYVTDDNYILPTQRYYSVYVPVVTGMIVPPFGPDFVGSLDDWSKKGEKKVSENYLFLANLINFVKFVESDGFWSAFWVQINVRDGGSEGRYDPQIELVPRAGDQIVCLGSLDDYRSKLDKLTSFYRNGLAYEGWEACRYINLAYRGQVVCSD, encoded by the coding sequence TTGAAAAGGATCTTCTCCATAACGCTGGGCGTGTTGTCGTGGGCGGTGATCGTAGGTTACCTGATCGCCGCGTCGCGGTATTGTCATGCGCAGCAGGAACAGACCCTTTGCCGGGGTCTCCGTGTGAAGGTGCTCGACAGTGCCGAACGGGGATTCATCACTCCGGCGATGGTGAAGAACTGGTTTGCCGCCGAGCAGAAGGAGTTTCTCCGCGAGCCGGTCGGCAAAGTCAACACGCTGGAGGTCGAAGCGTTCGTCCGCCGTCGCGGGTTCGTCAAAACGGTGCGCGCCTATACGTCGATGGACGGCATGCTGAACATCGAGCTTACCCAGCGGAAACCCGTTCTAAGGGTCAACAGCGTAAACGGTTACGATTTCTACGTGACCGACGACAATTATATCCTGCCTACGCAGCGCTACTATTCGGTCTATGTACCGGTTGTCACGGGGATGATCGTGCCGCCTTTCGGCCCGGACTTTGTGGGAAGTTTGGACGATTGGTCGAAAAAGGGCGAAAAAAAAGTGTCCGAAAATTATTTGTTTTTGGCTAATCTGATTAATTTTGTGAAATTCGTGGAGAGTGATGGCTTCTGGAGCGCTTTTTGGGTGCAGATCAATGTCCGGGACGGCGGTTCGGAAGGTCGGTATGATCCTCAGATCGAGCTGGTTCCGCGTGCTGGAGACCAGATCGTCTGTTTAGGATCGCTCGACGATTACCGCTCCAAGCTCGACAAGCTGACGAGCTTCTACCGCAACGGCCTCGCTTACGAAGGATGGGAGGCGTGCCGTTATATCAACCTGGCTTACCGCGGGCAGGTCGTCTGCTCCGATTAA
- the ftsA gene encoding cell division protein FtsA: MENGDYVVAIDLGTNTVATVVGTRGEGGKVRIIDCEISPVQGVVRSEIKNVELVAQSIKRTIEAIEARQQITIREAYAGISGQHIRCVKYPYYVFVGRDGEIREEDVQKLHESMGNVQAPDGETIIQIIPQNYIVDDEETMNPVGAFGNKLEAVFNFVLGDNNAVSRVKRALQKVEIRQAGLFLNAVASAEAVATEDEKEEGVAVVDIGGGTTDVTVFYKNSVRHVGIVPMGGNAINRDIRSYGILERHVESLKVRYGSAMRDQIKTEMSIKTPGLNARMPKEISLLNLAAIIEARMLDIIDFVMAEIKASGCQQKLGAGVVLTGGAAQMKDLDLLFKNYTGIDVRVATPDTVIEPGSIESASNPALATAVGLLLKGLSSGRPVRGSRPQTRPARQEAQPELGGNSYGAASTENPQRRTINTLYRERKAAADREQEFIDEETQEEPVTGKTKKGGGLFGRLKQKIDNMFDVIEDNEI, from the coding sequence GTGGAAAACGGAGATTATGTAGTTGCAATTGATTTGGGCACCAACACGGTGGCGACGGTAGTCGGCACGCGCGGCGAGGGCGGCAAAGTCCGCATCATTGATTGCGAAATCTCCCCCGTGCAGGGCGTCGTCCGCAGCGAGATCAAGAACGTCGAACTGGTCGCCCAGAGCATCAAACGAACCATCGAGGCGATCGAGGCCCGCCAGCAGATCACGATCCGGGAAGCCTATGCGGGCATTTCGGGACAGCACATCCGCTGCGTCAAATATCCCTATTACGTTTTTGTCGGCCGCGACGGCGAGATCCGCGAGGAGGACGTCCAGAAGCTTCACGAGAGCATGGGCAATGTGCAGGCTCCCGACGGAGAGACCATCATCCAGATCATTCCGCAGAATTATATCGTCGACGACGAGGAGACGATGAACCCCGTGGGCGCGTTCGGCAACAAGCTCGAGGCGGTGTTCAACTTCGTGCTCGGCGACAACAACGCCGTCAGCCGTGTGAAACGCGCGTTGCAAAAGGTCGAAATCCGGCAGGCAGGGCTTTTCCTCAACGCCGTCGCTTCGGCCGAGGCTGTGGCCACCGAGGACGAGAAGGAGGAGGGTGTGGCCGTGGTCGATATCGGAGGCGGTACGACCGACGTGACCGTATTCTACAAGAACAGCGTCCGCCATGTGGGCATCGTGCCGATGGGCGGCAACGCGATCAACCGCGATATCCGTTCCTACGGCATTCTCGAACGCCATGTCGAGAGCCTGAAGGTGCGTTACGGCAGCGCGATGCGCGACCAGATCAAGACCGAAATGTCGATCAAGACCCCGGGACTGAACGCACGCATGCCCAAAGAAATTTCGCTGCTGAACCTCGCGGCGATCATCGAGGCGCGGATGCTCGACATCATCGACTTCGTAATGGCCGAGATCAAGGCGTCGGGCTGCCAGCAGAAGCTCGGTGCGGGCGTCGTGCTTACCGGCGGTGCCGCGCAGATGAAAGACCTCGACCTGCTGTTTAAGAATTATACCGGGATCGACGTACGCGTCGCTACGCCCGATACGGTCATCGAGCCGGGAAGCATCGAGTCCGCATCGAATCCCGCGTTGGCTACGGCAGTGGGCCTGTTGCTGAAAGGGCTTAGCTCGGGCAGACCGGTCCGGGGCAGCCGTCCCCAGACGCGTCCGGCCCGCCAGGAGGCGCAGCCGGAGCTCGGCGGCAATTCCTACGGGGCGGCTTCGACCGAGAATCCGCAGCGCCGCACGATCAACACGCTGTACCGCGAACGCAAGGCCGCGGCCGACCGCGAACAGGAGTTTATCGATGAAGAAACTCAGGAAGAACCCGTTACAGGCAAGACCAAAAAGGGGGGCGGCCTTTTCGGACGCCTCAAACAGAAGATCGACAACATGTTCGATGTGATCGAAGATAACGAAATATAG
- the mraY gene encoding phospho-N-acetylmuramoyl-pentapeptide-transferase, whose translation MLYHLIKYLSLHFDIPGAGMFLSLSFRAAMGIILALVIGMIFGKRIIRMLQRRQIGEEIRNLGLEGQLQKRGTPTMGGIIILASILIPILLFGDLTNIYVLLMIVSTVWLGLIGFLDDYIKVFRKNKEGLNGRFKIIGQVGLGIIVGLVMWLSPQVVVKQKLDRHAPKAQVEYVNNNGARAAVYMGPAEKTTKTTIPFVKDNEFDYHWLIPGDSDGCDRAGWLVYVLVAIFVITAVSNGANLTDGLDGLASGVSATIVVILGILAWLSGNVIYADYLNIMYIPSSGELIVFAAAFAGALFGFLWYNCYPAQVFMGDTGSLAIGGIIAVFALLIRKELLLPLLCGIFLVEALSVLIQRGWFKYTKRKYGEGRRVFLMAPIHHHYQKKGYFESKIVVRFWIVQLLLAAITLATLKIR comes from the coding sequence ATGTTATACCACCTGATCAAGTATCTTTCATTGCATTTCGATATTCCCGGCGCGGGCATGTTCCTCTCGCTGTCGTTCCGGGCCGCGATGGGCATTATCCTCGCGTTGGTGATCGGCATGATCTTCGGCAAACGGATCATCCGCATGCTGCAGCGCCGCCAGATCGGCGAGGAGATCCGCAACCTCGGCCTCGAAGGACAGCTCCAGAAGCGCGGCACGCCGACCATGGGCGGGATTATCATCCTCGCGTCGATCCTGATCCCGATCCTGCTGTTCGGCGACCTGACCAACATCTACGTCCTGCTGATGATCGTTTCGACCGTGTGGCTCGGGCTGATCGGTTTCCTGGACGACTATATCAAGGTGTTCCGCAAGAACAAAGAGGGGCTCAACGGTCGTTTCAAGATTATCGGACAGGTGGGCCTGGGCATTATCGTGGGCCTGGTCATGTGGCTCAGCCCGCAAGTGGTCGTCAAACAGAAGCTCGACCGTCATGCGCCGAAAGCGCAGGTCGAGTACGTGAACAACAACGGCGCGCGCGCGGCCGTCTACATGGGCCCTGCGGAGAAGACCACCAAGACGACGATCCCGTTTGTCAAAGACAACGAATTCGATTATCACTGGCTGATTCCCGGCGACAGCGACGGCTGCGACCGGGCCGGGTGGCTGGTCTATGTGCTGGTGGCGATCTTCGTCATCACGGCCGTGTCGAACGGCGCGAACCTGACCGACGGGCTCGACGGGCTCGCTTCGGGCGTCTCGGCCACGATCGTCGTGATCCTCGGCATCCTGGCGTGGCTCTCCGGTAACGTGATCTATGCCGACTACCTGAATATCATGTACATTCCTTCGAGCGGCGAGCTTATCGTTTTCGCCGCGGCATTCGCGGGGGCCCTGTTCGGTTTCCTGTGGTACAACTGCTATCCGGCGCAGGTCTTTATGGGCGACACCGGGTCGCTGGCCATCGGCGGCATCATCGCGGTTTTCGCGCTGCTGATCCGCAAGGAGCTGTTGTTGCCGCTGCTCTGCGGTATCTTCCTGGTCGAGGCGCTGTCGGTGCTGATCCAGCGGGGATGGTTCAAATACACCAAACGCAAATACGGCGAAGGGCGGCGCGTCTTCCTGATGGCGCCCATCCATCACCATTACCAGAAGAAGGGCTACTTCGAATCGAAGATCGTCGTACGCTTCTGGATCGTGCAGCTGTTGTTGGCTGCCATTACGCTCGCAACGCTTAAAATCAGATAA
- the murG gene encoding undecaprenyldiphospho-muramoylpentapeptide beta-N-acetylglucosaminyltransferase, translated as MDKIKIILSGGGTGGHIYPAVAVAEALQRRLGDGVELLFVGAEGKMEMEKIPALGYRIEGLPVAGLQRRLTARNLSLPFKVAASLRKARRVIRSFGADVVVGFGGYASAPVLWSAQRMGIPTLIQEQNSYAGVTNKLLASRARRICVAYEGMERFFPKERIVMTGNPLRGRFAEGADPAARKAEALAYFGLEADKPVVLVVGGSLGTRTLNNMMKANVERITAEGRLQVIWQTGKFYEREMTEFMQGRSSEGIWRGAFIDRMDLAYAAADVVVGRSGAGTVSELCLIGKPAIFVPSPNVAEDHQTKNALALVEKGAALLVRDGEAVSGLFPVVDALLADPERMRRMAANIRVLGIADSAERIVDEIVAVVRKN; from the coding sequence ATGGACAAAATAAAAATCATTCTGAGCGGCGGCGGTACGGGAGGCCATATCTACCCGGCGGTCGCGGTGGCCGAAGCGTTGCAGCGCCGGCTGGGCGACGGTGTGGAACTGCTGTTCGTCGGTGCCGAGGGTAAGATGGAGATGGAGAAGATTCCCGCATTGGGTTACCGCATCGAGGGGTTGCCCGTGGCGGGGCTGCAACGGCGGCTGACGGCCCGCAACCTGTCGTTGCCGTTCAAGGTCGCCGCGTCGCTCCGAAAGGCCCGTCGCGTGATCCGCAGCTTCGGGGCCGACGTAGTGGTCGGTTTCGGCGGCTATGCGAGCGCACCGGTGCTGTGGAGCGCCCAGCGCATGGGTATTCCGACGCTGATCCAGGAGCAGAACTCCTACGCCGGGGTGACGAACAAGCTGCTCGCATCGCGGGCTAGACGCATCTGTGTGGCTTACGAGGGGATGGAGCGTTTCTTTCCGAAGGAGCGCATCGTGATGACGGGCAATCCGTTGCGCGGACGTTTTGCCGAAGGGGCGGACCCGGCAGCACGGAAGGCCGAAGCATTGGCCTATTTCGGGCTCGAAGCGGATAAGCCGGTGGTACTGGTCGTGGGCGGCAGCCTCGGTACGCGCACGCTGAACAACATGATGAAAGCCAATGTGGAACGTATTACCGCCGAAGGACGCCTGCAGGTGATCTGGCAGACCGGTAAATTCTACGAGCGCGAGATGACCGAATTTATGCAGGGCCGTTCGTCGGAAGGTATCTGGCGCGGTGCGTTCATCGACAGGATGGACCTCGCTTATGCCGCTGCCGACGTGGTGGTCGGGCGTTCCGGGGCCGGAACGGTGTCGGAACTGTGCCTGATCGGAAAGCCGGCGATTTTCGTGCCGTCGCCCAATGTGGCCGAAGACCACCAGACCAAGAATGCGCTGGCCCTCGTGGAGAAGGGTGCGGCGCTGCTGGTGCGCGACGGCGAGGCGGTTTCGGGGCTTTTCCCGGTGGTCGATGCGTTGTTGGCCGACCCGGAGCGGATGCGGCGCATGGCCGCCAATATCCGCGTGCTGGGCATCGCGGACTCTGCCGAACGGATCGTCGACGAGATCGTGGCGGTGGTGCGGAAAAATTAA
- a CDS encoding FtsW/RodA/SpoVE family cell cycle protein, whose product MAEQQQLQPGQTEEPAETGFFDRLFSGDKPLWIIVISLAIISLLVVYSSTASMAYKNAGGNTAHYFFNQLKFIAIGFVIMWFVHRINYQRYVRFTVVLFILALGFMLLTFVIGVNLNSASRWIRIPIIGMTFQPSDFMRVTLVALLAQQLAKRQKVIDKIPILPALTPGGWRKNPRKNRDILFDTTIPLLGPVVVACGAIFFSNFSTAALTFFTCWVMLFIGRVRVRELWRLIALVVVVMAAAVTVMYMFNIGRSHTWVNRLGLGDALSKTEQVQVQNDEDNLQEEQAQIAIASGGITGKGPGNSTQRSNLPHAYSDFAYAFIVEEYGLVGSCLILFLYLCVFFRGIVIFQRCGTALPSLLVLGLSLMITLQALINMMVSVGYFPVTGQTLPLISLGGSSVVFTSLSLGIILGVSRQMKEQSLDRPKGESLLE is encoded by the coding sequence ATGGCGGAACAACAGCAACTGCAACCGGGGCAGACCGAAGAACCGGCGGAAACGGGCTTTTTCGACCGTTTGTTCAGCGGTGACAAGCCGTTGTGGATCATCGTTATCTCACTGGCCATCATTTCGCTGCTGGTGGTCTATTCCTCGACTGCGTCGATGGCCTACAAAAATGCCGGGGGCAACACCGCACATTACTTCTTCAACCAGCTCAAATTCATCGCCATCGGCTTCGTGATCATGTGGTTCGTTCACCGGATCAACTACCAGCGCTATGTGCGCTTTACCGTGGTGCTGTTCATCCTGGCACTCGGCTTCATGCTGCTTACGTTCGTGATCGGCGTGAACCTGAACAGCGCGTCGCGCTGGATACGTATCCCGATCATCGGGATGACCTTCCAGCCTTCGGATTTTATGCGTGTGACGCTGGTGGCGCTGCTCGCGCAGCAACTCGCCAAACGCCAGAAGGTGATCGACAAGATCCCGATCCTGCCCGCACTGACTCCCGGCGGCTGGCGCAAGAACCCGCGCAAGAACCGCGACATTCTTTTCGATACGACGATTCCGCTGCTGGGACCCGTGGTCGTAGCCTGCGGCGCGATCTTCTTTTCGAACTTCTCGACCGCAGCGCTCACTTTTTTCACCTGCTGGGTGATGCTCTTCATCGGCCGGGTGCGGGTGCGGGAACTCTGGCGGCTCATTGCGCTGGTGGTCGTGGTGATGGCGGCGGCCGTGACGGTGATGTACATGTTCAACATCGGCCGTTCGCATACGTGGGTCAACCGCCTCGGATTGGGCGACGCGCTCAGTAAAACGGAACAGGTGCAGGTCCAGAACGACGAGGACAACCTGCAGGAGGAGCAGGCGCAGATCGCGATCGCCTCGGGAGGTATCACCGGCAAGGGGCCGGGTAACAGCACGCAGCGGTCGAATCTGCCGCACGCCTATTCCGATTTCGCTTACGCATTCATTGTCGAAGAGTACGGTTTGGTCGGCTCGTGTCTGATCCTGTTTTTGTACCTGTGTGTCTTTTTCAGGGGAATCGTAATCTTCCAGCGGTGCGGAACGGCGCTGCCGAGCCTGCTGGTTTTGGGCCTCAGCCTGATGATCACGTTGCAGGCGCTGATCAATATGATGGTGTCGGTGGGCTATTTTCCGGTGACCGGGCAGACGTTGCCGCTGATCAGTCTCGGAGGTTCGTCTGTGGTATTTACGAGTTTGTCGTTGGGGATTATCCTCGGCGTGAGCCGCCAGATGAAAGAGCAGTCGCTCGACCGCCCCAAAGGCGAGTCCTTGCTGGAGTAG
- the murD gene encoding UDP-N-acetylmuramoyl-L-alanine--D-glutamate ligase yields the protein MARIVVLGGGESGCGSAVLAKVKGFDVFLSDRGAIAPKYRGQLEEWRVSYEEGRHTEELIFDADEVVKSPGIPESAPIVKALRERGIPVVSEIEFAGRYTDGSRTICITGSNGKTTTTTLAYEMLRQADLSVGLAGNIGQSFALEVATEYFDWYVIELSSFQLDGMYDFRADVGVLMNITPDHLDRYDHKLQNYVDSKFRILQNQRATDKFVYCADDPLTLENLGRHDRNMEVLPFGVKCTEGCAASLDGDTIRVRVDGKELSIGVDELKIKGVHNIYNAMAASIAALSAGVPPESICQTLRTFTGVEHRLEPCGEYGGVQYINDSKATNVDSVWYALDSMRRPTVWIAGGTDKGNDYSRLFPLVEGRVKTLVCMGVDNAKLMREFAGRIPEIVDTHSLGEAMEAAVRSAAPGDTVLLSPACASFDLFKNYEQRGEQFKAWVAKHAVGKKGR from the coding sequence ATGGCTCGGATTGTAGTGCTCGGAGGGGGCGAAAGCGGCTGCGGCTCGGCCGTGCTGGCTAAGGTCAAGGGGTTCGACGTGTTCCTGTCGGACCGGGGGGCGATCGCCCCGAAATACAGGGGACAACTCGAAGAGTGGCGCGTGTCGTATGAAGAGGGACGCCATACCGAAGAGTTGATTTTCGATGCCGACGAGGTGGTCAAAAGCCCCGGCATTCCGGAGAGCGCTCCGATTGTGAAGGCGCTGCGTGAGCGCGGGATTCCGGTAGTCTCGGAGATCGAATTCGCCGGGCGCTACACGGACGGTTCGCGCACGATTTGCATCACCGGCAGCAACGGCAAGACGACCACCACTACGCTCGCCTACGAAATGCTGCGGCAGGCCGACCTGAGCGTGGGCCTTGCTGGCAACATCGGGCAGAGCTTCGCGCTGGAGGTGGCCACCGAGTATTTCGACTGGTACGTGATCGAGCTGAGCAGTTTCCAACTTGACGGCATGTACGATTTCCGGGCCGACGTGGGAGTGCTGATGAACATTACGCCCGACCACCTCGACCGCTACGACCACAAGCTGCAGAATTACGTGGACAGCAAGTTTCGCATCCTTCAGAACCAGCGAGCGACCGATAAGTTCGTCTATTGCGCGGACGATCCGCTGACGCTCGAAAACCTCGGCAGGCACGATCGGAACATGGAGGTGCTGCCCTTCGGCGTGAAATGCACGGAAGGTTGTGCGGCGAGTCTCGACGGAGACACGATCCGTGTGCGGGTGGACGGCAAGGAGCTGTCGATCGGCGTGGATGAGCTGAAGATAAAAGGGGTACACAATATTTACAACGCGATGGCCGCGTCGATCGCGGCGCTTTCGGCCGGAGTACCCCCCGAGAGCATTTGTCAGACCTTGCGCACCTTCACCGGCGTCGAACACCGGCTGGAGCCGTGCGGCGAGTACGGCGGCGTGCAGTACATTAACGACTCGAAGGCGACGAACGTCGACTCGGTGTGGTATGCGCTCGACAGCATGCGCCGTCCGACGGTGTGGATCGCCGGGGGAACGGACAAGGGCAACGATTACTCGCGGCTCTTCCCGCTCGTCGAAGGCCGGGTCAAGACATTGGTCTGCATGGGTGTGGACAATGCGAAGCTGATGCGCGAGTTCGCGGGACGCATACCGGAGATCGTCGACACGCATTCGCTTGGCGAAGCGATGGAGGCTGCGGTGCGGAGCGCCGCTCCGGGGGATACGGTGTTGTTATCTCCGGCCTGTGCGAGTTTCGACCTGTTCAAAAATTACGAGCAGCGCGGCGAACAGTTCAAAGCCTGGGTGGCGAAACATGCCGTCGGGAAAAAGGGCCGGTAA
- a CDS encoding outer membrane protein assembly factor BamB family protein, giving the protein MRRHIILWLLLVPVGLCGQKNTPVTVTCENRFVGRDCVSGDSIPAVLYRFNRRVERIPVLDTVAGRAIVQFRDITKNGKYLEPVGPMISMELSDGAVLWQRDIGYIFGHTWIDEELIVETDLQKSRRIDPETGTDLWEKKIRLYALPDDWSGAEPKIGLGYAQIMGARGEKAQGFNLADGSTLWKRPLNFQSGWSACDMVSDSVVLVQADGLHLFNLYTGQGWDYEAVMSAPYDKRIALQVLGFASSSFATGGAYMIKELHSNAILSDSVLYWASREEIVALDSTDGHLLWKTRLPEKAGSRSNIFETDTSIFLINRGVAVFQNRYVEYGRPFLAAYEKATGRMTMLQVVDQRRCRIMDYAFHEGSVLLALQDRIAVHDLHTGELQRETQIDTAVVGRILREDNERYCLYDSVKDRFEFVSGGLDDWTLRTDKDNLLRWNVLRDEARIVPVDSCWVQRDRYDNLLLVGLGDKSCLIDDNGCRYAELALPATRLRGTTMYSYTEEGLAKVDLKPLLDRRYERPAVPQERAAGTALALYGRGRGALCASPNDKM; this is encoded by the coding sequence TTGAGACGACATATAATCCTGTGGTTGCTGCTGGTGCCGGTAGGACTTTGCGGGCAGAAAAACACACCCGTGACGGTGACGTGTGAAAACCGTTTCGTCGGCAGGGATTGTGTTTCGGGAGATAGTATTCCGGCTGTGCTGTACCGGTTCAACCGGCGGGTGGAGCGTATTCCGGTGCTGGATACTGTCGCGGGCAGGGCGATTGTACAGTTCCGGGATATTACCAAGAACGGGAAGTATCTGGAGCCTGTGGGACCGATGATCTCGATGGAACTGTCGGACGGAGCGGTCTTATGGCAGCGTGACATTGGCTATATATTCGGTCATACGTGGATCGATGAGGAGTTGATCGTAGAAACCGATTTGCAAAAGTCACGGCGGATCGATCCGGAAACGGGTACGGACCTGTGGGAAAAGAAAATCCGCCTGTATGCGCTTCCGGACGATTGGTCGGGAGCGGAACCGAAAATTGGATTGGGATATGCCCAGATTATGGGTGCAAGGGGCGAGAAGGCTCAGGGATTCAATCTGGCGGACGGTTCGACGCTTTGGAAACGCCCGCTCAATTTCCAGTCCGGATGGAGCGCTTGTGATATGGTAAGCGATTCGGTCGTGCTGGTACAAGCGGACGGCCTGCACCTGTTCAATCTCTATACGGGCCAGGGATGGGATTACGAGGCGGTGATGAGCGCGCCGTATGATAAGCGGATCGCGTTGCAGGTGCTGGGGTTTGCCAGCAGTTCTTTTGCGACGGGAGGGGCGTACATGATCAAGGAGTTGCATTCCAATGCCATCCTGTCGGATAGTGTGCTCTACTGGGCTTCGCGTGAGGAAATTGTGGCACTCGACAGTACCGACGGGCATTTGTTGTGGAAAACCCGTTTACCGGAAAAAGCCGGAAGCCGTTCGAATATTTTTGAAACGGATACGTCGATTTTCCTGATTAACCGTGGGGTAGCCGTATTCCAAAACCGGTATGTCGAGTACGGCAGACCGTTTCTGGCTGCATACGAGAAGGCTACGGGACGGATGACGATGCTGCAGGTGGTCGACCAGCGCCGGTGCCGGATCATGGATTACGCATTCCACGAAGGCAGTGTTTTGTTGGCTTTACAGGACCGGATTGCGGTGCATGACCTGCATACGGGTGAATTGCAGCGCGAAACGCAAATCGATACGGCCGTCGTCGGGAGGATCCTGCGGGAGGATAACGAACGTTACTGCCTGTACGATTCGGTGAAGGACCGTTTTGAATTCGTTTCGGGGGGATTGGACGACTGGACGCTGAGGACTGACAAAGATAACCTGTTGAGGTGGAATGTGCTTCGTGATGAAGCCCGGATCGTGCCCGTCGATTCCTGTTGGGTTCAGCGGGACCGATATGACAACCTGCTGCTGGTCGGCTTGGGTGACAAGAGCTGCCTGATCGACGATAACGGTTGCAGATATGCGGAACTGGCTCTCCCGGCGACGAGGTTGCGGGGTACGACGATGTATTCTTATACTGAGGAGGGGTTGGCCAAAGTCGATTTGAAACCTTTGCTGGATCGTCGCTATGAGCGGCCTGCCGTGCCGCAGGAGCGGGCGGCCGGAACGGCGTTGGCACTGTATGGAAGGGGGCGGGGGGCCCTGTGCGCCTCCCCAAACGATAAAATGTAG
- a CDS encoding DUF3795 domain-containing protein: MKKRLIACCGLDCESCDARRATLTDDNELRETTARKWSEMNGAPEITAATVNCMGCRTEGVKFAYCSEYCEIRKCVYAKGFETCGDCKELDGCRIVGAVLQHAPGAKENLLSGLYV; encoded by the coding sequence ATGAAGAAGCGATTGATAGCTTGTTGCGGATTGGATTGCGAAAGCTGCGACGCCCGCAGGGCTACCCTCACCGATGACAATGAATTGAGGGAAACGACAGCCCGGAAGTGGAGTGAAATGAACGGTGCGCCGGAGATTACCGCAGCGACTGTAAATTGCATGGGGTGTCGTACGGAGGGGGTGAAATTTGCCTATTGCAGCGAGTATTGCGAAATCCGCAAATGCGTATATGCGAAAGGATTCGAAACCTGCGGGGATTGTAAAGAGTTGGATGGTTGTCGGATAGTCGGTGCGGTTTTGCAGCATGCTCCCGGCGCAAAGGAGAATCTTTTATCCGGACTGTATGTATAA
- the murC gene encoding UDP-N-acetylmuramate--L-alanine ligase: protein MEFQNVYFLGIGGIGMSALARYFLHEGKRVAGYDRTESELTGLLSAEGAAVTYDEAVAAIPEPFRDRASTLVVYTPAVPHDHPQWEWFLAQGFEIVKRSRMLGVVAQGKYVMAVAGTHGKTTTTTLTAWLNHEAGGGGSAFLGGISKNFASNLVLGPGPRLVVEADEFDRSFLQLWPDAAVVTSADADHLDIYGTHEAVREAFAQFISQIKPGGALILKKGVELAIRNREITVYRYSYDSPCDFYARNIRVGSDGRYTFDLVCPDRVLADCTLGVPGWVNVENAVAAAALLWVAGFDEAKLKGALASFGGVKRRFDFYINTPQRIYMDDYAHHPNELKAAITSFREMFPGRRLTVVFQPHLYTRTRDFCREFAAVLSLADEVLLLPIYPAREEPIEGVCSEMLLPLITAPARVVPKNELLALLGAENPDTIITFGAGDIDRFCEPIAELLGKR from the coding sequence ATGGAGTTTCAAAACGTATATTTTCTGGGGATCGGCGGGATCGGCATGAGTGCGCTGGCGCGCTATTTCCTCCACGAAGGCAAACGGGTGGCGGGCTACGACCGCACCGAAAGCGAACTGACCGGCCTGCTCTCGGCGGAAGGGGCCGCGGTAACCTATGATGAAGCGGTGGCGGCGATTCCCGAGCCGTTCCGGGACCGGGCATCGACGCTGGTGGTCTATACTCCGGCCGTACCGCACGACCATCCGCAGTGGGAGTGGTTCCTGGCGCAGGGTTTCGAGATCGTGAAGCGGTCGCGGATGCTGGGTGTCGTTGCACAGGGCAAATATGTAATGGCGGTGGCCGGTACCCACGGCAAAACCACCACTACGACGCTGACCGCCTGGCTGAACCACGAAGCCGGCGGGGGCGGAAGCGCTTTCCTCGGCGGTATTTCGAAGAATTTCGCTTCCAACCTGGTGCTGGGGCCGGGGCCGAGGCTGGTGGTCGAGGCCGATGAGTTCGACCGTTCGTTCCTGCAACTGTGGCCCGATGCGGCGGTGGTGACGTCGGCCGATGCCGACCACCTCGATATTTACGGTACGCACGAAGCGGTCAGGGAGGCCTTCGCGCAGTTTATTTCGCAGATCAAACCGGGCGGCGCGCTGATCCTTAAGAAGGGCGTGGAACTGGCGATCCGCAACCGGGAGATAACGGTTTACCGGTATAGTTACGATTCGCCGTGCGACTTTTATGCGAGGAATATCCGTGTTGGAAGCGACGGGCGCTATACGTTCGATCTGGTCTGTCCCGACCGGGTGCTGGCGGATTGTACGCTGGGCGTGCCGGGATGGGTTAATGTCGAGAATGCCGTGGCCGCCGCCGCCCTGCTGTGGGTGGCCGGATTCGACGAAGCAAAACTGAAAGGCGCGCTGGCGTCGTTCGGGGGCGTGAAGCGCCGTTTCGATTTTTACATCAATACGCCGCAGCGCATCTATATGGATGACTATGCGCACCATCCCAACGAACTGAAAGCCGCGATCACCTCGTTCCGGGAGATGTTTCCCGGGCGGCGGCTCACCGTGGTGTTCCAGCCGCACCTCTATACCCGTACCCGCGACTTCTGCCGCGAGTTCGCCGCCGTGTTGTCCCTGGCCGACGAGGTGCTGCTGCTGCCGATCTATCCGGCCCGTGAAGAGCCGATCGAGGGGGTTTGCTCGGAGATGTTGCTGCCGCTGATTACGGCTCCCGCGCGAGTGGTTCCCAAAAATGAACTGCTGGCACTGCTGGGCGCGGAAAATCCCGATACGATTATTACCTTTGGGGCGGGCGATATCGACCGTTTTTGCGAGCCGATCGCGGAATTGTTGGGAAAGAGATAA